Part of the Nerophis ophidion isolate RoL-2023_Sa linkage group LG11, RoL_Noph_v1.0, whole genome shotgun sequence genome is shown below.
gtttttcgggatattccgggaggcgcaaaattttgaaaaaaacttagaaaaataaaacaagccactgggaactgatttttattgtttttaacccttttgaaattgtgataatgatcccctttaacatcaatatttatggaacatgtccacaaaaaaatctagctgtcaacactgaattctgcattgttgtatttcttttcacagtttatgaacttacattcatattttgttcaagtattattccatccatccatccattttctaccgcttattccctttcggggtcgcggggggcgctggcgcctatctcagctacaatcgggcggaaggcggggtacaccctggacaagtcgccacctcatcgcagggccaacacagatagacagacaacattcacacactagggccaatttagtgttgccgatcaacttatccccaggtgcatgtctttggaagtgggaggaagccggagtacccggagggaacccacgcattcacgggggagaacatgcaaactccacacagaaagatcccgagcctggatttgaacccaggactgcaggaccttcgtattgtgaggcagacgcactaacccctctgccaccgtgaagtataTTTACAaaatgattttttaattgttgctattttagaatattttcaaaaaatctcatgtaccccttggcataccttgaagtacccccatttgagaaccactggtgtaatgAGTGTGTGGTGTGCTAGGAGGCAGTCAGGAGGGAGGCAGGCAGCTCCCATGCACACATGAAGAAGGTATGAACACTCACTGGGAATCAAGCAGGAGGACAAACTTCACTTCAGCAGAACATGGAGGAGAATATCAATTTGTCCGGATTATTTCAATTTTTAGCACATTTAATCTCGCTGGCTAGgatttattaacttttttttttgtatgcaaaaaaaaaaaaaaaaaagccataatgGATAACAACACGAGTGTTCTAAACGACACGACGCCGGCGGGCAACCAAACGCTGGGCGTGTGGAGCGACTACACGCCGGAGTACAAAGCGGTCAGCGTGCTTCTGGTGTGCCTCATATGCGGCGTGGGGATGGTGGGCAACATCATGGTCATCCTGGTGGTGCTGACCACCAAACACATGCGCACCCCCACCAACTGCTACCTGGTGAGCCTGGCCGTGGCGGACCTGATGGTGCTGACCGCCGCCGGGCTGCCCAACATCACCGACGCCCTGCGCGGCCAGTGGGTCTACGGCTACGCGGGCTGCCTGGGGATCACCTACCTGCAATACCTGGGGATAAACGCGTCGTCTTGCTCCATCACCGCCTTCACGGTGGAGCGCTACATCGCCATTTGTCACCCCATCAAGGCGCAGTTCCTGTGCACGCTGTCCCGCGCCAAGAGGATCATCATGGCGGTGTGGGCGCTCACCTCCGTCTACTGCGTCATGTGGCTCTTCCTGTCCGACACGGAAACTTTGGTGTATGACAACGTGGTTCTGCTCAGCTGCGCCTACAAAGTGTCCCGGAGTCAATACCTGCCCATTTACTTCATAGACTTCGCGGTGTTTTACGTGCTGCCGCTGCTGTTGGCCACCGTCCTGTACGGGCTCATCGCCAGGATACTTTTCCTGAACCCTCTGCCCGCACACCCTAAAGACAACACCaataaatggaggagaaggacGAGCAATGGAGGAGGGAGGATGATCAATGCCAGCTCCTCCAGCAGCACCACTGCTGCTTCTCGCAGACAGGTGAGGGAACTTCATTAGCCTTCTTATTTCAACTGGTGTTCTATAgaactgtggttctcaaccttttttcagtgatgtgaacatttttttttttattcaagtacccccctaatccatgggtagggaacctatggctctagagccagatgtggctcttttgatgactacatctggctctcagatacatcttagcagACATTtctcaacacgataagtaatgaataattccgctggtaatcacagtgttagaaataacgttcaaaatataacacattctcatgcattttaatctatcccatccgttttctaccgcacctgttcaagaagtcgcattaatggtaagaattattttctttattattggttagcttcagggcttcacggtggcagaggggttagtgcgtctgcctcacaatacaaagttcctgcagtcctgggttcaaatccaggctcgggatctttctgtgtggagtttgcatgttctccccgtgaatgcgtgggttctctccgggtactccggcttcctcccacttccaaagacatgcacctggggataaattgattggtaacactaaattggccctagtgtgtgaatgtgagtgtgaatgttgtctgtctatctgtgttggccctgcgatgaggtggcgacttgtccagggtgtacactgccttccgcccgattgtagctgagataagcgccagcgccccccgcgaccccgaaagggaataagcagtagaaatggatggatggatggttagcttcaggtggcgacttgtccagggtgtaccccaccttccgcccgattgtggctgagataggcgccagcgccccccgcgaccccaaaaaaaagggaataagcggtaggaaaaggatggatggatggttagcttcagaataacaatgttattaaaaagaataagatacctgtctctttgtaatgtttgtttgatcttgaatgggattctgctgaaaattgtaattttcctgatggaactctcctgacggaataaacaaagtactatctaatctaatctaataaaatgttggtcttacttaaaaatgctcgcatttagttatattcaatgttaaaacaaatgatatggctctcacggaaatacattttagaatatttggctttcatggctcttttttttaattttattcaagtacccccctaatccatgggtagggaacctatggctctagagccagatgtggctcttttgatgactacatctggctctcagataaatcttagcagacattgcttaacacgataagtaatgaataattccgctggtaatcacagtgttagaaataacgttcaaaatataacacattctcatgcattttaatctatcccatccgttttctaccgcacctgttcaagaagtcgcattaatgctaagaagtattttcttttttattggttagcttcagaataacaatgttattaaaaagaataagatacccgtctctctgtaatgtttgtttgatcctgaatgggattgtatagctcggttggtagagtggccgtgccagcaagttgagggttgcaggttcaattcccacttccgccatcctagtcactgccgttgtgtccttgggcaagacactttacccacctgctcccagtgccacccacactgctttaaatgtaacttagatattgggtttcactatgtaaagcgctttgagtcactagagaaaagcgctatataaatataattcacttcacttcattgtgctgaaaattgtaattttcctgatggaactctcctgacggaataaacaaagtactatctaatctaatctcataaaatgttggtcttacttaaaaatgctcgcatttagttgtattcaatgttaaaacaaatgatatggctctcacggaaatacattttagaatatttggctttcatgcctctttttttttttttattcaagtaccccctaatccatgggtagggaacctatggctctagagccagatgtggctcttttgatgactacatctggctctcagataaatcttagcagacatttctcaacacgataagtaatgaataattccgctggtaatcacagtgttataaataacgttcaaaatataacacattctcatgcattttaatctatccgtccgtttcctaccgcacctgttcaagaagtcgcattaatggtaagaattattttctttattattggttagcttcagggcttcacggtggcagaggggttagtgcgtctgcctcacaatacgaaggtcctgcagtcctgggttcaaatccaggctcgggatctttctgtgtggagtttgcatgttctccccgtgaatgcgtgggttccctccgggtactccggcttcctcccacttccaaagacatgcacctggggataggttgattggcaacactaaattggccctagtgtgtgaatgtgagtgtgaatgttgtctgtctatctgtgttggccctgcgatgaggtggcgacttgtccagggtgtaccctgccttccgcccgattgtagctgagataggcgccagcgccccccgcgaccccaaaaaaaagggaataagcggtagaaatggatggatggatggttagcttcaggtggcaacttgtccagggtgtaccccgccttccgcccgattgtggctgagataggcgccagcgccccccgcgaccccaaaaaaaagggaataagcggtagaaaaaggatggatggatggttagcttcagaataacaatgttattaaaaagaataagatacctgtctctctgtaatgtttgtttgatcttgaatgggattgtgctgaaaattgtaattttcctgatggaactctcctgacggaataaacaaagtactatctaatctaatctaataaaatgttggtcttacttaaaaatgctcgcatttagttatattcaaTGTTAAAACAAATGttaggctctcacggaaatacattttagaatatttggctttcatgcctctttttttttttttattcaagtaccccctaatccatgggtagggaacctatggctctagagccagatgtggctcttttgatgactggatctggttctcagataaatcttagcagacattgcttaacacgataagtaatgaataattccgctggtaatcacagtgttagaaataacgttcaaaatataacacattctcatgcattttaatctatcccatccgttttctaccgcacctgttcaagaagtcgcattaatgataagaagtattttctttattattggttagcttcagaataacaatgttattaaaaagaataagatacctgtctctctgtaatgtttgtttgatcctgaatgggattgtatagctcggttggtagagtggccgtgccagcaacttgagggttgcaggttcaattcccacttccgccatcctagtcactgccgttgtgtccttgggcaagacactttacccacctgctcccagtgccacccacactgctttaaatgtaacttagatattgggtttcactatgtaaagcgctttgagtcactagagaaaagcgctatataaatataattcacttcacttcattgtgctgaaaattgtaattttcctgatggaactctcctgacggaatagacaaagtactatctaatctaatctaataaaatgttggtcttacttaaaaatgctcgcatttagttgtattcaatgttaaaacaaatgatatggctctcacggaaatacattttagaatatttggctttcatggctcttttttttttttattcaagtaccccctaatccatgggtagggaacctatggctctagagccagatgtggctcttttgatgactgcatctggctctcagataaatcttagcagacatttctcaacacgataagtaatgaataattccgctggtaatcacagtgttataaataacgttcaaaatataacacattctcatgcattttaatctatcccatccgttttctaccgcacctgttcaagaagtcgcattaatggtaagaagtattttctttattattggttagtttcagaataacaatgttattaaaaagaataagatccctgtctctctgtaatgtttgtttgatcttgaatgggattctgctgaaaattgtaattttcctgatggaactctcctgacggaataaacaaagtactatctaatctaatctaataaaatgttggtcttacttaaaaatgctcgcATTTAGTTGTAATCAATGTTAAAacaaatgatatggctctcacggaaatacattttagaatatttggctttcatggctctctcagccaaaaaggttcccaacccctgccctactcagagcaaagcatttttggttgaaaaaaagaggtaaataagtaaaatacagccaatatgtcatcagtttttaattttttaattgtataacattgcaaaatattactcatttgtagtggtctttcttgaactttttggaaaaaaagatataaaaataacaaaaaacttgttaaaaaataaaaaagggattaaattataaataaaagttctacacatagaagtaattatcaacttaaagtgccctctttggggattgtaatagagatccatctggattcatgaacttccatccatctattttctatcgcttattcccttttggggtggcggggggcgctggcgcctatctcagctacaatcgggcggaaggcggtgtacaccctggacaagtcgccacctcatcgcagggccaacacagatagacagacaacattctcactcacattcacacactagggccaatttagtgttgccaatcaacctatccccaggtgcatgtgtttggaggtgagaggaagccggagtacccatgcattcacggggggaaacatgcaaactccacacagaaagatcccgagcctgggattgaacccaggactgcaggaccttcgcattgtgaggcagacgcactaacccctcttccaccatgaacttaattctaaatatttcctcacaaaaaaagaaatctttaacattgatatttatggaacatgtccacaaaaaatccagctgtcaacactgaatattgcattgttgcatttctttttacagtttatgaacttacattcatattttgttggtcttattcaataaatatatttataaaggatttttgaattgttgctatttttagaatattaaaaaaaaaaaaaatctcacgtaccccttggcatagcttcaagtacccccattggagaaccactgttctatagcagtggttctcaaccttttttcagtgatgtaccccctgtgaacatttttttaattcaagtaccccctaatcagagcaaagcatttttggttgaaaaaaagaggtaaagaagtaaaatacagcactatgtcatcagtttttggtttattaaattgtataacggtgcaaaaatattgttaatttgtagtggtctttcttgaactatttggaaaaaaagatataaaaataaccaaaaacttgttaaaaaataaaaaaggtgattaaaatataaataagatttctacacatagaagtaatcatcaacgtaaagtgccctctttggggattgtaatagagatccatctggattcatgaacttaattctaaacatccatccatccatccattttctaccgcttattccctttcggggtcgcggggggcgctggcgcctatctcagctacaatcgggcggaaggcggggtacaccctggacaagtcgccacctcatcgcagggccaacacagatagacggacaacattcacactcacattcacacactagggccaatttagtgttgccaatcaacctatccccaggtgcatgtctttggaagtgggaggaagccggagtacccggagggaacccacgcactcacggggagaacatgcaaactccacacagaaagatccctagcctggatttgaacccaggactgcaggaccttcgtattgtgaggcagacgcactaacccctctgccaccgtgaagcctaattctaaacatttcttcacaaaaaaagaaatctttaacatcgatatttttggaacatgtccacaaaaaatctagctgtcaactagAGATACGCGGTTTGCGGGTcgggcgggtcgggcgggtgacatgacgaaaaaatagattttaaatagattggGGCggatggcggttgaaccattcggaaatatttgatatacatggttcaggaaTTGGTAtcttttaccattcaaagagccttGTAGGACCCGTCTCACAAAGCGATAGAGACATTAGGAGACgcaaatattctctagaatgactaccggcagtcacccagttaataagtattaaggcgtgctatgaagccattggctttgtcgccttctacagcatgtacgatctgcttgtcagtccagcaacatgttgtgtgtggcttccgcagatacacgcacACAAcagcaaggcatactgggtgacacagagtacattaatggttgtgatataaacaatgttaacactcttagtaatatgcgccacgctgtgaagccacaccaaacaggaatgacaaacacatttcgggagaacatcctcacagtaacacaacataaacgcaacacaacaaatacccagaatcctttgcatccatgaaacagcctgactatttcatacaccccgctagcagcaaaccaatttgagaaccactgttctatagcagtggttctcaaccttttttcagtgattcaccccctgtgaacatttttttaattcaagtaccccctaatcagagcaaagcatttttggttgaaaaaaagaggtaaagaagtaaaatacagcacaatgtcataagtttttgatttattgaattgtataacggtgcaaaatattgttaatttgttgtggtctttcttgaagtatttggaaaaaaagatataaaaataactaaaaacttgttgaaaaataaaaaaagtgattaaattataaataagatttttacacatagaagtaatcatcaacataaagtgccctctttcggggattgtaatagagatccatctggattcatgaacttaattctaaacattactttacaaaaaaataaatctttaacatcaatatttatggaacatgtccacaaaaaatctagctgtcaacactgaatattgcattgttgcatttctttttacagtttatgaacttacattcatattttgttgaagtcttattcaataaatatatttataaaggatttttgaattgttgctatttttaaaatatttcaaaaaaaaaattcacgtaccccttggcatagcttcaagtaccccgatttgagaaccactggttctcaaccttttttcagtgatgtactccctgtgaacatttttttaattcaagtaccccctaatcagagcaaagcatttttggttgaaaaaaaagagataaagaagtaaaatacagcactatgtcatcactttctgaattattaaattgtgtaacagtgcaaaatattgctcatttgtagtggtctttcttgaactatttggaaaaaaagacatgacaataactaataacttgttgaaaaacaaacaagtaattcaattttaaatatgtcatgtcttgtgatcatgttttgtttagttatgttctgttttgcttaagactccattgtttcctgttttttcacttccttgtttgcttcgtctttgggggacggcgtggcgaagtaggtagagcggctgtgccagcaatctgagggttactggttcaatccccaccttctaccatcctagtcacgtccgttgtgtccttgggcaagacacttcacgcttgctcctgatgggtcctggtgagcgccttgcatggcagctcccaccgtcagtgtgtgaatgtgtgtttgaatgggcgaatgttgaaatactgtcaaagcgctttgagctccttaaaaaggggtagaaaagcgctatacaagtacaacccatttaccatttaccattcgtcacccatccatccgtccattttctaacgcttattcccttttggggtcgcggggggcgctggcgcctacctcagctacaatcgggcggaaggtgaggtacaccctggcggggtacaccctggacaagttgccacctcatcccagggccaacacagatagacagacaacattcacactcacattcacacactagggccaatttagtgttgccaatcaacctatccccaggtgcatgtcttcggaagtgggaggaagccggagtacccgaagggaacccacgcattcacggggagaacatgcaaacccgtagggaacccacgcattcacggggagaacatgcaaactccacacagaaagatcctcagcctggaattgaacccaggactgcaggaccttcgtattgtgaggcagacgcactaacccctctgccaccgtgaagcctaccatttgtcaccatgccaaccaattagtttcacctgtcatgtcacgcacctgatttgttttgactcacgcacctgttcaatcacccgtattatttaaatgataaatgggttgtacttgtatagcgcttttctaccttcaaggtactcaaagcgctttgacactacttccacatttacccaatcacacacacattcacacactgatggagggagctgccatgcaaggcgctaaccagcacccatcaggagcaagggcgaagtgtcttgctcaggacacaacggacgtgacgaggtgttGGTACTagggggggattgaaccagggaccctcggtttgcgcacggccactctcccactgcgccacgccgtccctaaaccgaaagttgccaggaagtcagcctggcgactttacctcggatcccttcatgccatgctacctctgatactgttcatagttttgcttcttgccatgccacgtaagtttttgttattttatgtcacagttatcgagtttagtttcatgttcatagtttctgcctttgtgcaagtttttgttttattagccaagtttttgtagttccgccttgtgcgcgccttttgttcctgtttttaataGTAATAAATAAGTATGTCCCTATATTCATGCCTTACCCGCGCCAACTTCCCTTTGCCTTacggaaaacaaaccccaaagtccatgtTTTGACaacataaagatttctacacatagaagtaatcataaactcaaagtgccctctttggagattgtaatagagatccatctggaatcatcaacgtcattctaaacatttcttcacaaaaaaataaatctttaacatcaatatttatggaacatgtccacaaaaaatctagctgtcaacatgttgcatttcttttcacagtttatgaacttacattcatattttgttcaagtataattcaataaatatatttataaaggatttttgaattgttgctattttggaatatttttaaaaaatcccacgtaccccttggcataccttcaagtacccctaggggtacgcgtacccccatttgagaaccactgctatagaacaGTGGGTCTATagcctacccccatttgagaaccactgctataaaggACTGCATTTTATACAACTTAACTtttgcctgtcccactagaccaggcctgggcatttAGTTTGACTCGTGttgtatcgttcatagttaatattgtaaatcccacattctttattttcatgtacattctgggtgtttcattcagtaaagaaaatgtaaaattccattccggttTTTAGCATttggacattattgtgaggttttgtattagtgttcctaataaATAGGTATAACGGCccacattcacattttttttctctaaatatggcccccCGAagaaaaataattgcccaggcctgttctacaGGGTCATTTGACGCCACAGGCGAGAGTAGAGATGGAACAATCTAATAGATGTTGACATCCCAGTAACAACCACATTCATCACGATTATGCATTGATTAATTCCAccacaacatgtttttttttaaatcgcatagaccggtggttctcaaatgggggtatgcgtactcctgggggtacttgaaggtatgccaaggggtacgtgagatttttttttaaatattctaaaaatagcaacaatttaaaaatcctttataaatatatttattgaacaaatatttattcaacaaactatgaatataagttcataaattgtgaaaaaaaatacactattgcaatattcagtgttgacagctagatttattgtggacatgttccataaatattgatgtgttCTTATTTTTTCCTGAAGAGATATTTAGAATTGacttaatgaatccagatggatctctattacaatccccaaagagggcactttaagttgatgattacttctatgtgtagaaatctttctttataactgaatcacttgtttatttttcagcaagtctCATCCGcaaactccgcggatgagaccgcaaaccgcgcatctctagttgacagcttgattttttgtggacatgttccataaatatcgatgtaaaagatttctttttttgtgaagaaatgtttagaattaagttcatgaattcagatggatccctattacaatccccaatgagggcactttgagttgatgattactactatgtgtagaaatcttatttatgatttaatcacttttttatttttcaacaagtttttagttatttctatatctttttttccaaatagttcaagaaagaccactacaaatgagcaatattttgcgctgttatacaatttataaaatcaaaaactgatgacatactgctgtattttacttctttatctcttttttttcaaccaaaatttttTTGCTCggattagtgggtacttgaattaaaaaaaaatgttcacagggggtacatcactgaaaaaaggttgagaaccactgacataaacCAACGGTTCTCagactttttttccaccaaataccacctcagaaaacgcttggctctccaaataccaccatcatgaccaatattacaat
Proteins encoded:
- the trhra gene encoding thyrotropin-releasing hormone receptor, with amino-acid sequence MDNNTSVLNDTTPAGNQTLGVWSDYTPEYKAVSVLLVCLICGVGMVGNIMVILVVLTTKHMRTPTNCYLVSLAVADLMVLTAAGLPNITDALRGQWVYGYAGCLGITYLQYLGINASSCSITAFTVERYIAICHPIKAQFLCTLSRAKRIIMAVWALTSVYCVMWLFLSDTETLVYDNVVLLSCAYKVSRSQYLPIYFIDFAVFYVLPLLLATVLYGLIARILFLNPLPAHPKDNTNKWRRRTSNGGGRMINASSSSSTTAASRRQVTKMLAVVVILFALLWMPYRTLVVVNSFLDKAYLDTWFLLFCRLCIYLNSAINPVIYNAMSQKFRAAFKKLCHCGPQRLEKPASYSMALTYSVIKDISNGESLDHFTTDIEELHTPSDQFVPTLPTAKEILFEEPLLLGNMSKLSERGSPEVSE